One genomic segment of Arachis duranensis cultivar V14167 chromosome 4, aradu.V14167.gnm2.J7QH, whole genome shotgun sequence includes these proteins:
- the LOC107486450 gene encoding probable aldo-keto reductase 2: MAKVGRMKLGSQGLEVSQQGLGCMGMSAYYGPPKPEPDMVALIHHAVQSGVTFLDTSDVYGPHTNEILIGKALSGGVREKVELATKFGIRISDDGKYENRGDPSYVRAACEGSLKRLDIDCIDLYYQHRIDTRVPIEITTGELKKLVEEGKIKYIGLSEASASTIRRAHAVHPISAVQLEWSLWSRDVEEEVIPTCRELGIGIVAYSPLGCGFFSSGSKLLDNLSQDDFRKALPKFQPENLESNKTIFERVNEMAAKKGCTPSQLALAWLHHQGNDVCPIPGTTKLENLNNNIGAVSVKLTPEEMTELESFAAADVVKGGRYAGDLITWRNSDTPPLSSWKVV; encoded by the exons ATGGCTAAAGTTGGAAGAATGAAACTGGGATCACAAGGTTTGGAGGTATCTCAGCAAGGACTTGGTTGCATGGGAATGTCTGCTTACTATGGACCTCCAAAGCCAGAACCTGACATGGTTGCTCTCATTCACCATGCTGTTCAAAGTGGTGTCACATTCCTTGATACCTCTGATGTCTATGGTCCTCACACCAACGAAATTCTGATTGGAAAG GCTTTGAGTGGAGGGGTGAGAGAGAAGGTTGAATTGGCAACCAAGTTTGGTATCCGCATTTCTGATGATGGAAAATATGAGAACCGTGGTGATCCATCATATGTGAGAGCTGCCTGTGAAGGAAGCTTGAAGAGACTTGACATTGATTGCATAGATCTCTATTACCAACATCGAATCGATACACGTGTTCCAATCGAAATAACG ACTGGTGAGCTTAAGAAGCTTGTTGAggagggaaaaataaaatacattggTCTATCCGAGGCTTCAGCTTCAACAATCAGAAGAGCACATGCTGTTCATCCCATATCAGCTGTGCAGTTAGAATGGTCTCTTTGGTCAAgagatgttgaagaagaagtgaTTCCAACTTGCAG GGAACTTGGCATTGGAATTGTTGCATACAGTCCTCTTGGCTGCGGATTCTTTTCATCCGGATCAAAGTTGCTTGATAATTTATCACAGGACGACTTCAGGAAG GCTCTGCCTAAGTTTCAACCTGAAAACCTGGAGTCAAACAAGACTATATTTGAGAGGGTCAATGAAATGGCCGCAAAGAAAGGATGCACACCATCTCAGCTTGCATTGGCATGGCTTCACCACCAAGGCAATGATGTCTGCCCCATACCCGGAACCACCAAACTTGAGAACCTTAACAACAACATTGGAGCCGTGTCTGTGAAACTTACACCAGAAGAAATGACAGAACTCGAGTCCTTCGCTGCCGCAGATGTTGTCAAGGGTGGTAGATACGCTGGCGATCTAATTACCTGGAGGAACTCTGATACTCCACCACTCTCTTCTTGGAAAGttgtttaa
- the LOC127739619 gene encoding probable aldo-keto reductase 2, with translation MFGNLRQALNGGVREKVELATKFGIRISDDGKFENRGDPSYVRAACEGSLKRLDIDCIDLYYQHRIDTRVPIEITIGELKKLVEEGKIKYIGLSEASASTIRRAHAVHSISAVQLEWSLWSRDVEEEVVPTCRELGIGIVAYNPLGRGFLSSGTKLLENLSEGDLRQNLPRFQPENLKKNKTIFERVNEMAAKKGCPPSQLALAWVHHQGNDVCPIPGTTKVDNFNQNIAALSVKLAPQEMAELESFAAADTVKGDRYAGDLSTWKNSDTPPLSSWKDV, from the exons ATGTTTGGAAATTTGAGACAGGCCTTGAATGGAGGGGTGAGAGAGAAGGTTGAATTGGCAACCAAGTTTGGTATCCGCATTTCTGATGATGGAAAATTTGAGAACCGTGGTGATCCATCATATGTGAGAGCTGCCTGTGAGGGAAGCTTGAAGAGACTTGACATTGATTGCATAGATCTCTATTATCAACATCGAATCGATACACGTGTTCCAATCGAAATAACG ATTGGTGAGCTTAAGAAGCTTGTTGAggagggaaaaataaaatacattggTCTATCCGAGGCTTCAGCTTCAACAATCAGAAGAGCACATGCTGTTCATTCCATATCAGCTGTGCAGTTAGAATGGTCTCTTTGGTCAAgagatgttgaagaagaagtggttcCAACTTGCAG GGAACTTGGTATTGGAATTGTTGCATATAATCCTCTGGGGAGAGGATTCCTTTCATCAGGAACAAAATTACTTGAGAATTTATCTGAGGGTGACTTAAGACAG AATCTGCCTAGATTCCAACCTGAGAATCTGAAGAAGAACAAGACTATATTCGAGAGGGTTAATGAAATGGCCGCGAAGAAGGGATGCCCTCCATCTCAGCTTGCATTGGCATGGGTACACCACCAAGGAAATGATGTCTGCCCCATTCCTGGAACCACCAAAGTTGACAATTTTAACCAAAACATTGCTGCTTTATCTGTGAAACTTGCACCACAAGAAATGGCAGAACTCGAGTCCTTTGCTGCCGCGGACACTGTCAAGGGTGATAGATACGCCGGAGATCTGAGTACATGGAAGAACTCTGATACTCCACCACTCTCTTCTTGGAAAGatgtttaa
- the LOC107486447 gene encoding probable aldo-keto reductase 2 — MAKVGRMKLGSQGLEVSQQGLGCMGMSAFYGPPKPEPDMISLIHYAAESGVTFLDTSDVYGPHTNEILLGKALKGGVREKVELATKFGISMSDGFKVEIRGDPSYVRAACEGSLKRLDIDCIDLYYQHRIDTRVPIEVTIGELKKLVEEGKIKYIGLSEASASTIRRAHAVHPITAVQLEWSLWSRDVEEEIVPTCRELGIGIVAYSPLGRGFLSSGTKLIENLSENDFRKYMPRFQPENLEKNKTIFERVNEMAAKKGCTPSQLALAWVHHQGNDVCPIPGTTKIDNLNQNIGALSVKLTPQEMTELESFAAADAVKGDRYASDITTWKKSDTPPLSSWKDV, encoded by the exons ATGGCCAAAGTTGGAAGAATGAAACTGGGATCACAGGGCTTGGAGGTGTCTCAGCAAGGACTTGGATGCATGGGAATGTCTGCTTTCTATGGACCTCCAAAGCCAGAACCTGACATGATTTCTCTCATTCACTATGCTGCAGAAAGTGGTGTTACATTCCTTGATACCTCTGATGTCTATGGTCCTCACACCAACGAGATTCTACTTGGAAAG GCTTTGAAGGGAGGGGTGAGAGAGAAGGTTGAATTGGCAACCAAGTTTGGAATCAGCATGTCTGATGGTTTTAAAGTTGAGATCCGTGGAGATCCATCATATGTGAGAGCTGCTTGTGAGGGAAGCTTGAAAAGGCTTGACATTGATTGCATTGATCTCTATTACCAACATCGAATCGATACTCGTGTTCCAATTGAAGTCACG ATTGGGGAGCTTAAGAAGCTTGTTGAggagggaaaaataaaatacattggGTTATCTGAGGCGTCAGCTTCAACAATCCGAAGAGCGCATGCTGTTCATCCTATAACAGCAGTGCAGTTGGAGTGGTCTCTTTGGTCAAGAGATGTTGAGGAAGAGATAGTTCCAACTTGCAG GGAACTTGGAATTGGAATTGTGGCATATAGTCCTCTTGGGAGAGGATTCCTTTCATCAGGAACAAAATTGATTGAGAATTTGTCTGAGAATGACTTCAGAAAG TATATGCCTAGATTCCAACCTGAGAACCTAGAGAAGAACAAGACTATATTTGAGAGGGTTAATGAAATGGCAGCTAAGAAGGGATGCACCCCGTCGCAACTTGCATTAGCATGGGTTCATCACCAAGGAAATGATGTGTGTCCCATTCCTGGAACCACCAAGATTGACAATCTTAACCAAAACATTGGTGCTTTGTCTGTGAAACTTACACCGCAAGAAATGACAGAACTCGAGTCCTTCGCTGCTGCGGATGCTGTCAAGGGTGATAGATACGCAAGTGATATAACTACATGGAAGAAATCTGATACTCCACCACTTTCTTCTTGGAAAGATGTTTAA